The Streptomyces camelliae genome window below encodes:
- a CDS encoding amino acid ABC transporter permease has translation MTDTEKTAQRTPSAGPEAIRAIPVRHYGRYVSAVIAIAILVAIIYAFGQGKINWHAVPEYFFDHRIMTGVSKTLLLTVLSMLIGIAGGIVLAVMRLSKNPVTSSIAWFYIWFFRGTPVLVQLFLWFNLGLVFEYINLMPFYKDYWSNFMTPLLTALLGLGLNEAAYMAEICRAGLLAVDEGQTEAAHALGMSHAKTLRRVIIPQAMRVIVPPTGNEVINMLKTTSLVAAVQYPELFRYAQDIGQNSGAPVEMYFLAAAWYLIMTSVLSVGQYYIERYYARGSSRQLPPTPWQKVKANMFSLGRPKGGMA, from the coding sequence GTGACTGACACAGAGAAGACGGCGCAGCGGACCCCGTCCGCCGGCCCGGAGGCCATCAGGGCCATCCCGGTACGGCACTACGGACGCTACGTCTCCGCCGTCATCGCCATCGCGATCCTCGTCGCGATCATCTACGCATTCGGCCAGGGCAAGATCAACTGGCACGCGGTGCCGGAGTACTTCTTCGACCACCGCATCATGACCGGCGTCAGCAAGACCCTGCTGCTGACGGTCCTGTCGATGCTCATCGGCATCGCCGGCGGCATCGTCCTCGCGGTCATGCGGCTGTCGAAGAACCCGGTGACCTCGTCGATCGCCTGGTTCTACATCTGGTTCTTCCGCGGCACGCCGGTCCTGGTCCAGCTGTTCCTCTGGTTCAACCTGGGCCTGGTCTTCGAGTACATCAACCTGATGCCGTTCTACAAGGACTACTGGTCGAACTTCATGACGCCGCTGCTGACGGCGCTGCTCGGCCTGGGTCTGAACGAGGCGGCGTACATGGCCGAGATCTGCCGGGCGGGCCTGCTCGCGGTGGACGAGGGCCAGACCGAGGCGGCCCACGCGCTCGGCATGAGCCACGCCAAGACCCTGCGCCGGGTGATCATCCCGCAGGCGATGCGCGTGATCGTGCCGCCGACGGGCAACGAAGTGATCAACATGCTGAAGACGACCTCGCTCGTAGCGGCCGTCCAGTATCCCGAGCTGTTCCGCTACGCCCAGGACATCGGCCAGAACTCCGGCGCACCGGTGGAGATGTACTTCCTCGCTGCGGCCTGGTACCTGATCATGACGTCCGTCCTGAGCGTCGGCCAGTACTACATCGAGCGGTACTACGCCCGCGGCTCCAGCCGCCAGCTGCCGCCGACTCCCTGGCAGAAGGTGAAGGCCAACATGTTCTCCCTGGGCCGCCCCAAGGGAGGCATGGCATGA
- a CDS encoding amino acid ABC transporter ATP-binding protein yields the protein MVGAEGVHKSFGQVEVLKGIDLEVKPGEVFCLIGPSGSGKSTFLRCINHLEKINAGRLYVDGELVGYRQQGDKLYELRDREVAMKRRDIGMVFQRFNLFPHMTAVENVMEAPVQVKGRSKPEARERAMQLLERVGLADRAGHYPSQLSGGQQQRVAIARALAMDPKLMLFDEPTSALDPELVGDVLDVMRDLAESGMTMVVVTHEMGFAREVGDSLVFMDEGVVVESGHPREVLTNPRHERTQSFLSKVL from the coding sequence ATGGTCGGGGCCGAGGGCGTGCACAAGTCCTTCGGCCAGGTCGAGGTGCTCAAGGGCATCGACCTGGAGGTGAAGCCGGGCGAGGTGTTCTGCCTCATCGGCCCCTCCGGCTCCGGCAAGAGCACGTTTCTCCGGTGCATCAACCACCTTGAGAAGATCAACGCCGGGCGGCTGTACGTCGACGGCGAGCTGGTCGGCTACCGCCAGCAGGGCGACAAGCTGTACGAACTGCGCGACCGCGAGGTCGCCATGAAGCGCCGGGACATCGGCATGGTCTTCCAGCGCTTCAACCTGTTCCCGCACATGACGGCCGTGGAGAACGTCATGGAGGCGCCGGTGCAGGTGAAGGGCAGGAGCAAGCCGGAGGCCCGGGAGCGGGCCATGCAGCTGCTGGAGCGCGTGGGGCTGGCCGACCGGGCCGGGCACTACCCCTCACAACTCTCCGGCGGCCAGCAGCAGCGCGTGGCGATCGCCCGGGCGCTCGCGATGGACCCGAAGCTGATGCTGTTCGACGAGCCGACCTCGGCCCTGGACCCTGAGCTGGTCGGTGACGTCCTGGACGTCATGCGCGACCTCGCCGAGTCCGGCATGACCATGGTCGTCGTCACCCACGAGATGGGCTTCGCCCGCGAGGTGGGCGACAGCCTGGTGTTCATGGACGAGGGCGTGGTGGTCG